A genome region from Alkalimarinus coralli includes the following:
- a CDS encoding TIGR02647 family protein, which translates to MPFKPDLVDELNVLIKFKDSTQEGIKVHKTASPSLIEATQRLFDKGMITQKDGGYLTPRGLVTVEHAHTLHGLLSSTPE; encoded by the coding sequence ATGCCATTCAAGCCTGATCTAGTCGATGAACTAAACGTGTTAATTAAATTTAAAGACAGTACGCAAGAAGGGATAAAAGTTCATAAAACGGCTTCACCATCATTGATAGAGGCCACTCAGAGGCTATTTGACAAAGGAATGATCACACAGAAAGACGGTGGCTACCTGACCCCACGAGGTTTGGTAACGGTAGAACACGCGCACACCCTCCATGGGCTGCTTTCATCCACCCCTGAGTGA
- a CDS encoding MBL fold metallo-hydrolase, whose product MIRRIFSLLLIISGLAIIMMASAFYILNTKDPLIGFEQYRLTPDPPDNPDHLTATFIGTSTLLFSDGSNAIMIDGFFTRPDIKSLLWGSIQSDLPLIKSSLARLKVDKLESIMVVHSHHDHAMDAPEVAKLTNAVVFGSESTANIARGKGLPEAKIEVVDNNRTLQFGQFNVTMIKSKHSPVPSVMAKVTGIGENIVQPLPAQPRLTDFKEGGSYVVHIAHPLGNILVQASSGYVDDLLTPYQADVIFLGIAGLSKQSNEFKQTYFNETIDAVGAKIVVPIHWDNFMLPINKALLPPHPLVDNISETLASLSSHTQKNGDQQVMIMQAWESVELY is encoded by the coding sequence ATGATACGCAGGATTTTCTCGTTACTATTAATTATCAGTGGGTTAGCCATCATCATGATGGCCTCTGCCTTTTATATACTGAATACCAAAGACCCTCTGATCGGGTTTGAGCAATACCGGTTAACACCGGATCCGCCTGACAACCCCGACCATCTCACCGCGACGTTTATCGGCACTTCAACGCTGCTTTTTTCAGACGGAAGCAACGCTATCATGATCGATGGGTTCTTTACGCGCCCCGATATCAAATCACTATTATGGGGGTCAATTCAGTCAGATCTTCCGTTAATAAAATCAAGCCTCGCGCGCCTGAAAGTCGACAAACTGGAAAGCATTATGGTGGTGCACTCACACCATGATCACGCAATGGATGCGCCAGAAGTGGCCAAGCTGACAAATGCCGTGGTATTCGGCTCAGAGTCAACCGCCAACATCGCACGAGGGAAAGGCCTGCCAGAAGCAAAAATCGAAGTGGTAGATAACAATAGAACGCTGCAGTTCGGCCAGTTCAATGTAACCATGATCAAATCAAAGCATTCACCTGTCCCATCGGTGATGGCCAAAGTGACAGGTATCGGAGAAAATATTGTCCAGCCCCTTCCGGCACAACCCCGCTTAACAGACTTTAAAGAGGGTGGCAGCTATGTGGTCCATATTGCGCACCCTCTCGGGAACATTCTAGTTCAAGCCAGCAGTGGTTATGTCGATGATCTGCTCACCCCTTATCAGGCCGATGTTATTTTTCTGGGTATTGCAGGCCTCAGCAAGCAGTCTAATGAGTTTAAGCAGACTTATTTTAACGAAACCATTGATGCCGTTGGTGCCAAAATAGTCGTTCCTATCCATTGGGATAACTTTATGCTGCCAATAAACAAAGCGCTGCTTCCCCCTCATCCGCTGGTTGATAATATCTCTGAGACACTGGCGTCACTCTCCAGTCATACCCAAAAAAACGGCGATCAGCAGGTGATGATAATGCAAGCCTGGGAATCAGTTGAGCTATACTAG
- a CDS encoding substrate-binding periplasmic protein, with protein MVRPVLLLLLVLIASDIAAKARLIISYESKENPPYYMGVGPQVSADYPGISVELINEIALKLGVEVIYRRTPWQRGLFMLSNNHIDAIFHASYNEERRNIGYYPMKDGVIDASRSIMPQSYFFYVKKPAPFSWSGQNFSSIKERIGAVIGYAVVDLLREKQVDVVEVRSQVIGLRMLQYGRINGFAGLENMVDLQLQKHPDEFTDIEKITPPIMTKNYYLLFSKRFYRENTELAERIWDQMKVFRENGRYQEIANKYKDKLN; from the coding sequence ATGGTGCGGCCTGTACTGTTGTTGCTTTTAGTGTTGATAGCGAGTGATATCGCTGCAAAAGCGCGCTTGATAATTAGTTACGAATCTAAAGAAAACCCGCCTTACTATATGGGGGTGGGGCCTCAGGTCAGTGCGGATTACCCTGGTATTTCTGTTGAGCTAATCAATGAAATTGCATTGAAGCTGGGTGTTGAGGTGATATATCGGCGAACTCCCTGGCAAAGAGGGTTGTTTATGCTCAGTAATAACCATATTGATGCGATTTTTCATGCAAGCTACAACGAAGAAAGACGAAATATTGGCTATTACCCTATGAAAGACGGTGTTATTGATGCCAGTCGCAGCATCATGCCTCAGTCGTATTTCTTTTATGTTAAGAAGCCTGCTCCATTCAGCTGGAGTGGTCAGAACTTTTCGTCAATTAAAGAGCGCATCGGGGCGGTTATAGGTTATGCGGTGGTCGACTTATTGCGTGAAAAACAGGTCGACGTGGTTGAGGTTAGAAGTCAGGTAATCGGTCTGAGAATGCTGCAATATGGGCGGATAAATGGTTTCGCTGGTTTGGAAAACATGGTGGATCTCCAGCTTCAAAAGCACCCAGATGAATTTACTGACATAGAGAAAATTACCCCGCCGATCATGACTAAAAACTATTACCTGCTGTTCTCCAAAAGATTCTACCGAGAAAACACCGAACTGGCAGAACGTATATGGGACCAAATGAAAGTCTTTAGAGAAAATGGGCGATATCAGGAGATAGCAAATAAGTATAAGGACAAATTGAACTAG
- a CDS encoding LysR family transcriptional regulator gives MEIRWLEDFIALARTQHFSRAADEQNVTQPTFSRRIKMLEEEMGVTLVDRNTLPLSLTPAGRDFLQSARQITQILKETKVRCNDIHSQEQNRLSFATSQTLYLNFYKAWLKPFCDDAGIDIELNLNSTAWNSSQFINALMQNQCDLMLCYWHPAIEPIATKGDNRHRYITVAHEKLIPCSAAIDSNTAKYNLPGSSRKPIPYIDYHEDSLLRPVIQSFLQEKQPTAHLQTVNRNFHSVSVKAMVKEGFGVGWLPSRLVDDSLKYGKMARAGTGEWDIPVEVRLYSLENNPNPNLERFWGALIEFLDQQQARKKTASVN, from the coding sequence GTGGAAATCCGCTGGTTAGAGGACTTCATAGCTTTGGCGCGCACGCAGCACTTTTCACGTGCGGCGGATGAGCAGAATGTCACCCAGCCCACCTTCAGCAGACGTATCAAAATGCTGGAGGAGGAGATGGGGGTCACGCTTGTTGATCGCAACACACTGCCACTCTCCCTCACTCCCGCAGGCAGGGACTTTCTGCAAAGCGCCCGTCAAATCACCCAGATTCTTAAAGAAACCAAAGTTCGCTGTAATGACATTCACAGCCAAGAGCAGAATCGACTTAGTTTTGCGACCAGCCAAACGCTCTATTTGAATTTCTATAAGGCATGGCTGAAACCGTTCTGTGACGATGCAGGCATTGATATTGAACTTAACCTTAACTCAACGGCCTGGAACAGCAGCCAGTTCATCAATGCCCTCATGCAGAACCAGTGCGACCTCATGCTCTGTTATTGGCACCCCGCTATCGAGCCCATTGCCACCAAAGGCGATAACCGTCACCGCTATATCACCGTTGCACACGAAAAGCTCATCCCTTGCTCTGCCGCCATCGATTCAAACACCGCAAAATATAACTTGCCGGGCTCCAGCCGAAAGCCCATCCCCTATATTGATTACCATGAGGATTCATTACTGCGACCAGTGATTCAATCATTCCTGCAGGAGAAGCAACCCACGGCACACCTGCAAACAGTGAACCGGAATTTTCATTCTGTCAGCGTAAAAGCCATGGTTAAAGAAGGCTTTGGCGTCGGCTGGTTGCCTTCACGGCTGGTTGACGATAGTCTGAAATACGGCAAGATGGCGCGTGCTGGAACTGGCGAGTGGGATATTCCTGTTGAAGTCAGGCTCTACTCGCTCGAAAATAACCCAAACCCCAATCTCGAACGTTTTTGGGGCGCTTTAATTGAATTTTTAGATCAGCAGCAGGCCCGTAAAAAAACCGCATCAGTTAACTAA
- a CDS encoding ABC transporter permease, with product MTQVNGSPQNGSSQNGSPQNGAQQTHSQQVPGSSLVPEHRPSALERFRDSHFWHSFKRDKVASISFAVFVMLLIISFAAPLIAPFDPYDQTQIDIMDSERPPSWEEEGDERFMLGTDAQGRDLFSTILYGTRISLTIGICAVLLQAFLGIIVGLSAGYFGGRIDSFLMRLADIQLSFSTMMVAIIVLAIFQAAFGTELYQQLALFMLIMVIGIAEWPQYARTIRASVLAERKKEYIDAARVIGFGSPRIMFKHILPNTLSPILVISTVQIANAIISEAALSFLGLGMPVSKPSLGSLISSGFEYIFSGAWWITVIPGIVLIVLVLVVNLLGDWMRDVLNPKLYKG from the coding sequence ATGACTCAAGTAAACGGTTCACCTCAAAACGGCTCATCTCAGAACGGCTCACCTCAGAATGGTGCACAGCAAACGCACTCGCAGCAGGTTCCAGGTAGCAGTCTTGTGCCAGAACATAGGCCAAGTGCATTGGAGCGCTTCCGAGACTCGCATTTTTGGCACAGTTTTAAGCGCGACAAAGTTGCCTCAATAAGTTTCGCCGTGTTTGTAATGCTGCTTATCATCAGTTTTGCCGCCCCGCTTATTGCGCCTTTCGACCCTTATGACCAGACTCAGATCGACATTATGGATTCTGAACGGCCTCCTTCGTGGGAAGAAGAGGGGGATGAACGTTTTATGCTGGGCACCGATGCACAGGGTCGAGACCTGTTCAGCACCATTCTTTACGGAACCCGTATATCGTTGACGATCGGAATCTGTGCCGTGCTACTACAGGCATTTCTGGGCATTATTGTCGGCCTGTCAGCAGGCTATTTTGGCGGCAGAATTGACAGTTTTCTGATGCGTCTTGCGGATATACAGCTCTCATTTTCGACCATGATGGTGGCGATCATTGTACTGGCCATATTTCAGGCCGCCTTCGGTACTGAGCTATATCAACAGCTCGCGCTGTTTATGCTGATTATGGTGATCGGCATCGCCGAGTGGCCCCAATATGCACGAACTATCAGGGCGTCGGTGTTGGCTGAGCGCAAGAAAGAGTACATTGATGCTGCCCGAGTGATCGGTTTTGGTTCACCTCGTATCATGTTTAAGCATATTCTTCCAAACACGCTCTCTCCCATTCTGGTGATCTCAACGGTGCAAATTGCCAACGCCATCATATCTGAGGCGGCACTTTCGTTTTTGGGTTTGGGCATGCCCGTCTCCAAACCATCGCTGGGGTCACTCATCTCAAGTGGTTTCGAATATATATTCTCAGGTGCCTGGTGGATCACCGTTATTCCCGGCATTGTGCTTATTGTTTTGGTACTGGTTGTTAACCTGCTGGGTGACTGGATGCGTGATGTACTTAACCCAAAACTATACAAGGGGTAA
- a CDS encoding ABC transporter ATP-binding protein: protein MSSENALVDIKNVEMRFPLSGGFLDQIKFRGGKFVREQEFVHAINNVSLSVEKGEALCVVGESGCGKSTVARTVMGLLSPSAGQICYQGQRIDNLPNKALMPYRQKMQMIFQNPYASLNPRMTISQTLAEPVKFHNPTLSAQDIENKVADVMFSVGIDPSWGVRYPHEFSGGQRQRISIARALAVDPEFIVADEPISALDVSIQAQVLNLMMEAQEQRNLTYLFITHDLSVVQHFGTRVAVMYLGTLCELTTTEQLFNNPQHPYTLALLSAIPRLEDNKPSHIKLTGEVPTPVNLPTGCVFHGRCQHATDRCRQEIPKLIATDAGHQVACHAIEEGRL from the coding sequence ATGAGCAGTGAAAACGCATTAGTCGATATCAAAAATGTAGAAATGCGCTTCCCTCTCTCTGGAGGCTTTCTTGATCAGATTAAATTTCGCGGAGGAAAATTCGTACGCGAGCAGGAGTTTGTCCACGCCATCAATAACGTATCGCTATCCGTCGAAAAAGGCGAAGCGCTCTGCGTGGTAGGCGAATCCGGCTGCGGTAAGTCAACCGTCGCACGCACGGTGATGGGGCTGCTTTCGCCCTCAGCAGGCCAGATCTGCTATCAGGGTCAACGCATTGATAACCTGCCCAACAAGGCACTGATGCCATATCGACAGAAGATGCAGATGATCTTTCAGAACCCCTATGCATCGCTTAACCCCAGAATGACGATCAGCCAGACACTGGCCGAACCCGTCAAGTTTCATAACCCCACCCTAAGCGCGCAGGATATCGAAAACAAGGTAGCTGACGTCATGTTCTCGGTGGGGATCGACCCTAGCTGGGGAGTGCGCTACCCCCATGAGTTTTCCGGCGGTCAGCGACAGCGCATCAGCATCGCCCGTGCGCTTGCTGTCGACCCTGAATTTATCGTCGCTGACGAGCCTATTTCGGCACTTGATGTATCGATCCAGGCTCAGGTGTTAAACCTGATGATGGAAGCGCAGGAACAACGTAACTTAACCTACCTGTTTATTACTCATGACCTCTCGGTGGTACAGCACTTCGGCACCCGTGTTGCCGTCATGTACTTGGGAACCCTGTGCGAACTCACCACGACGGAACAACTGTTTAACAACCCTCAACATCCATATACCCTGGCGCTGCTCAGCGCCATTCCAAGGTTGGAAGACAATAAACCCAGCCATATTAAGCTAACTGGCGAAGTACCTACTCCGGTAAACCTGCCCACTGGCTGTGTCTTCCATGGTCGCTGTCAGCATGCAACTGATCGGTGCCGTCAGGAAATACCGAAGTTGATTGCCACGGACGCCGGGCATCAGGTGGCATGCCACGCAATTGAAGAAGGGCGTTTATAG
- a CDS encoding ABC transporter ATP-binding protein → MSLLDVKNLEVKFELRKGAVTALRDVSFSLNRGERVGIVGESGAGKSVAAFSILNLISRPGKITGGEILFDGQDLSKLSDKALRTIRGNRISMIFQDPMMTLNPVLTVGEQMIECLRTHTKMSKAEAKRIALEKLKLVHIPSPEKRLDQYPHELSGGMKQRIIIATALLLSPDIIIADEPTTALDVTIQAEIMDLLQELCKSQNLALILITHDLGVVSQVTERTIVMYAGRIIEMGPTKEIINDAQHPYTQGLINALPQQAVPGGRLSQIPGNMPSLENTPSGCAFHPRCSYATERCRTELPGYSPSGGCSVACHLIDELNKSTDTRNDELAEKEGGLNNEQ, encoded by the coding sequence ATGTCTCTGTTAGATGTTAAAAACCTCGAAGTAAAGTTTGAGCTTAGAAAGGGCGCAGTAACAGCGCTTCGAGATGTATCGTTCAGCCTAAATAGAGGCGAGCGAGTGGGTATTGTAGGTGAATCTGGTGCTGGGAAATCAGTCGCCGCCTTTTCGATTCTGAACCTGATCAGCCGTCCGGGCAAAATTACCGGCGGCGAGATACTGTTTGACGGCCAGGATCTGTCGAAATTATCCGATAAGGCATTAAGAACGATTCGCGGCAACCGAATCAGTATGATCTTTCAAGACCCGATGATGACACTGAATCCGGTGCTGACGGTGGGTGAGCAGATGATTGAGTGTTTGCGCACTCACACTAAAATGTCGAAAGCAGAAGCAAAGCGCATCGCACTTGAAAAGCTCAAGCTTGTGCATATCCCCTCGCCGGAAAAGCGCCTTGATCAGTACCCCCATGAACTGTCCGGGGGCATGAAACAACGGATTATCATTGCAACAGCACTGCTCCTGAGCCCCGATATTATCATTGCCGATGAACCCACCACCGCCCTGGATGTGACCATTCAGGCCGAGATCATGGATCTGCTGCAAGAGCTGTGCAAAAGCCAAAACCTGGCACTGATTCTAATTACCCACGACCTGGGTGTGGTATCACAGGTTACTGAACGAACCATCGTGATGTACGCCGGCAGGATCATCGAAATGGGGCCAACCAAAGAGATCATCAATGATGCTCAACACCCCTATACCCAAGGGCTAATCAATGCACTGCCGCAGCAAGCGGTACCAGGCGGTCGGCTTAGTCAGATTCCTGGCAATATGCCGTCACTTGAGAACACACCGAGCGGCTGCGCCTTTCACCCACGTTGCAGTTATGCCACAGAGCGATGCCGGACAGAACTACCTGGCTATAGCCCCTCGGGTGGTTGTTCGGTCGCCTGTCACCTGATTGATGAACTGAATAAATCGACCGATACACGTAACGATGAGCTGGCAGAAAAAGAAGGCGGATTAAACAATGAGCAGTGA
- a CDS encoding NnrU family protein has protein sequence MELLITGLCIFFLIHLLPTTPTLKSTLVTKYGEMPYKAVFSLISLAGLLLIIWGKADAEFVAVWNPPVMFSVLTKLIVLPAIVLLVAAYLPSNIKRHTRHPMLWGVSLWAIGHLMINGDMASILLFGSFLMFALVDMASANSRGATLQKESKPLMNDIAVLVLGGAGYALLGIFHQRLFGVPIV, from the coding sequence ATGGAACTGCTGATTACTGGGTTATGTATTTTTTTCTTGATTCACCTTCTACCGACCACGCCCACACTTAAATCAACGCTGGTCACAAAGTATGGTGAAATGCCGTATAAGGCAGTATTTTCGCTGATATCGCTAGCTGGGCTTTTGTTGATTATATGGGGTAAAGCAGACGCGGAATTTGTCGCGGTGTGGAATCCGCCGGTGATGTTTTCCGTCTTAACCAAGCTGATTGTGTTGCCTGCAATTGTCCTGTTGGTTGCGGCCTATCTGCCTTCAAATATAAAAAGACACACCCGCCACCCAATGTTATGGGGTGTTTCTTTGTGGGCAATTGGGCACTTGATGATTAACGGTGACATGGCATCAATATTGTTATTTGGTAGCTTCTTGATGTTTGCGCTGGTTGATATGGCGTCTGCGAATAGCAGAGGGGCTACCCTTCAAAAAGAATCCAAGCCCTTAATGAATGATATCGCCGTGCTTGTGTTAGGTGGTGCCGGGTATGCGCTGCTAGGTATTTTTCATCAGCGCTTATTTGGTGTCCCTATCGTTTGA
- a CDS encoding FKBP-type peptidyl-prolyl cis-trans isomerase: protein MKFVKLAGVGVLGLALAACNEDQKKEVSLESDMDKVSYGMGLNIGKNFKQQELVMNVDAIAAGMRDAMDGKQRLDDETIKASAEAVRDREMEKQKALSNAQSQKGKEFLAENAKREGVTTTDSGLQYEVITQGSGEGESPKATDTVSVHYHGTLIDGTVFDSSVERNQPAEFPLNAVIKGWTEALQLMKVGDKWKLYLPSEIAYGARSPSPKIPANSTLVFEVELLDIKKS from the coding sequence ATGAAATTTGTAAAATTGGCTGGTGTGGGTGTCTTGGGGTTAGCGTTAGCTGCTTGCAATGAAGATCAGAAAAAAGAAGTATCCTTAGAGTCTGATATGGATAAAGTCAGCTACGGCATGGGGCTGAATATCGGCAAGAACTTCAAGCAGCAAGAACTTGTTATGAATGTTGATGCCATCGCAGCAGGTATGCGCGATGCAATGGATGGCAAGCAGCGCCTCGATGACGAAACCATTAAAGCCTCTGCAGAGGCCGTTCGTGACAGAGAGATGGAGAAGCAAAAAGCACTGTCAAACGCACAAAGCCAAAAAGGGAAAGAGTTTCTGGCTGAGAACGCCAAGCGTGAAGGCGTCACTACCACAGACAGCGGCCTTCAGTACGAAGTCATCACTCAGGGCAGTGGCGAAGGAGAAAGCCCAAAAGCAACAGACACCGTTTCAGTTCATTACCACGGTACGCTGATTGACGGCACCGTTTTCGACAGTTCAGTTGAACGCAATCAGCCTGCGGAGTTCCCGCTAAATGCAGTTATTAAAGGTTGGACTGAGGCCCTGCAATTAATGAAAGTGGGCGACAAATGGAAACTTTACCTGCCATCAGAAATCGCTTATGGCGCTCGCAGCCCTAGCCCGAAAATACCGGCCAACTCCACCTTGGTCTTTGAAGTTGAACTGTTGGATATTAAAAAATCCTAG
- a CDS encoding amidase, with translation MTNNKNTFHAFCDDALADHDAVEIARLIKSKTLSAREVTEAAIARAHKVEPNINAIATDCFDNALMTSNTLKSGFFAGVPTFIKDNRPLKGLPTQHGSDAVRAKPDKKHDPYTRQYIEQGFTVLGKSTLPEFGFNATTEPEHSAPTRNPWNIEYSTGASSGGAAALVAAGVVPVAHANDGGGSIRIPAACCGLVGLKPSRGRHVDSVQAKLLPINIISEGIVSRTVRDTAYFHAEAEKYYRNNRLPEIGLVEGAADKRLKVGVITHSITGHDTDPQTLRTLQETSALLSNLGHYVEEMPMLVPNSFIEDFSLYWSMLAFMTQKTGKLVIDRSFKPDRLDALSVGLAGLYKKNYHKTPWFLYRLRKTQNDYARAFSHYDVILTPVLAHTTPKLGHISPDIPFEELFNRLMQYVSFTPWANTSGGPALSLPMGQTENNLPISVQLMAGLGRERTLLEVAYEIEQAKPWRKIHQP, from the coding sequence GTGACTAATAACAAAAACACCTTTCACGCATTTTGCGATGACGCGTTAGCCGATCATGATGCGGTAGAGATCGCTCGTTTGATAAAATCAAAAACACTCAGCGCCAGAGAGGTCACCGAAGCGGCCATCGCACGCGCGCACAAGGTCGAGCCAAATATAAACGCCATTGCGACCGACTGTTTTGATAACGCGCTAATGACATCGAACACCCTGAAAAGTGGTTTTTTTGCCGGTGTTCCTACGTTTATCAAAGATAACAGGCCGCTTAAAGGGCTACCGACACAGCATGGTTCTGATGCCGTTCGCGCCAAACCTGATAAAAAGCACGACCCCTACACGCGCCAGTATATTGAGCAAGGATTCACTGTGCTGGGTAAAAGCACCCTGCCGGAGTTTGGCTTCAACGCCACAACGGAGCCCGAGCACAGCGCGCCAACCCGCAACCCCTGGAATATCGAATACTCCACCGGCGCCTCATCAGGAGGCGCAGCGGCGTTAGTAGCCGCCGGTGTAGTCCCTGTCGCACACGCCAATGACGGCGGAGGGTCAATCCGAATCCCCGCTGCCTGCTGCGGTCTGGTCGGGTTAAAACCGAGTAGAGGACGACATGTCGACTCGGTTCAAGCCAAACTACTGCCTATAAACATCATTAGTGAAGGTATTGTCAGCCGAACAGTGCGAGATACCGCCTACTTTCATGCCGAAGCAGAGAAGTACTACCGCAACAATCGACTACCTGAAATTGGACTGGTCGAAGGCGCCGCAGACAAGCGGTTAAAAGTCGGGGTTATTACTCACTCTATCACCGGCCACGACACCGACCCGCAAACCCTCAGGACGCTTCAGGAGACCTCTGCGCTACTCAGCAACTTGGGACATTATGTTGAAGAGATGCCAATGTTAGTCCCAAACTCATTTATAGAAGATTTCAGCTTGTATTGGTCGATGCTGGCATTTATGACTCAGAAAACGGGCAAGCTCGTCATTGATCGTAGCTTTAAGCCTGATAGGCTAGATGCGCTAAGTGTCGGGTTAGCAGGCTTATACAAGAAGAATTATCACAAAACGCCCTGGTTCCTATATCGACTGAGGAAGACACAAAACGATTACGCTAGAGCATTCTCCCATTATGATGTTATTTTAACCCCTGTCTTGGCACACACGACGCCAAAACTGGGGCATATTAGCCCTGACATCCCGTTTGAAGAGCTGTTTAATCGGCTAATGCAATATGTTAGCTTTACTCCTTGGGCAAATACCTCAGGTGGGCCGGCACTGTCACTGCCAATGGGACAAACCGAAAATAACTTGCCTATTTCGGTTCAGCTTATGGCGGGGTTAGGGCGTGAAAGAACGCTATTGGAAGTCGCTTATGAAATTGAACAAGCAAAACCCTGGCGAAAAATTCATCAGCCATGA
- a CDS encoding ABC transporter permease, translating into MLAFLIRRLFQAFIVMFIISLISFSIQDNLGDPLREMLGQSVSQAEREALRDEMGLNDPFLTQYFRFAGKAIQGDLGTSYFFKEPALEVILKKLPATLELVFGATLIIVLFSVPLGIYAAIKPESWFSKFIMGLSIVGISIPVFLTAIGLIYVFSIELGWMPSFGRGETVNLFGFWDTGFLTEDGLVHLVLPCISLASIMMPLFIRLIRAEMMEVLQSEYVKYAWAKGIPPYRIYFVHAFKNTMLPVITVGGVQIGTMVAYTILTETVFQWPGMGFLFLEAINRVDTPLIVAYLIVVGAIFVITNTLVDLIYGMVNPTVKLASGKG; encoded by the coding sequence ATGCTTGCATTTCTCATACGAAGGCTATTCCAAGCCTTTATCGTAATGTTCATTATCAGTCTTATCAGCTTTTCAATTCAGGACAATCTCGGCGACCCACTCCGTGAAATGCTCGGTCAATCGGTATCACAAGCCGAGCGAGAAGCACTGCGTGACGAAATGGGCCTGAATGACCCATTCCTGACTCAGTATTTCCGATTTGCCGGGAAAGCGATTCAGGGAGACCTCGGCACCTCCTACTTTTTCAAAGAGCCCGCACTTGAGGTTATTTTGAAAAAGCTACCCGCAACCCTGGAGCTGGTATTCGGAGCCACACTTATTATTGTACTGTTTTCGGTGCCGCTTGGGATTTACGCCGCGATTAAACCGGAAAGCTGGTTTTCAAAATTCATCATGGGGCTCAGTATCGTCGGCATTTCGATTCCGGTATTCCTCACCGCTATTGGATTGATATATGTTTTCTCGATCGAACTCGGATGGATGCCCTCTTTTGGTCGAGGTGAAACTGTTAACCTGTTTGGTTTCTGGGACACCGGTTTTTTAACCGAAGACGGCTTGGTTCATCTGGTTCTTCCCTGTATATCACTTGCATCGATTATGATGCCGTTGTTTATCCGCCTGATCAGAGCCGAAATGATGGAAGTGCTGCAGTCGGAATATGTTAAATATGCCTGGGCCAAGGGCATTCCCCCTTATCGCATTTACTTTGTTCATGCGTTTAAAAACACCATGCTTCCCGTCATTACTGTCGGAGGCGTCCAGATTGGCACCATGGTCGCGTACACCATACTGACCGAAACAGTCTTTCAATGGCCGGGGATGGGGTTTCTCTTCCTCGAAGCCATCAACCGGGTTGATACCCCGCTTATTGTTGCCTACCTGATTGTGGTTGGCGCTATTTTTGTGATCACCAATACGCTGGTCGATCTGATTTACGGAATGGTTAATCCAACGGTTAAACTTGCGAGCGGGAAGGGGTAA
- a CDS encoding PEP-CTERM sorting domain-containing protein, whose translation MLKQIVAGFGALVLAASANASLIENGDFENGLSHWNTTNLIGGGVSVITDPADSSNHIARLDDPSSVGIESLWQDFYVPAGVDSITVSFDYKFEEVDNSLLLTDSAWAKILKSDSGTWIDFDVLGYTHKDSGGWVSFEGRVDTTSLMDISPNASIIFNIFEVWGGVFFDKTDSALFIDNVSIADSNASATVPEPSSLMLLGLGLLGFGLSRKRAA comes from the coding sequence ATGTTAAAGCAAATCGTAGCAGGCTTCGGCGCATTAGTATTGGCTGCAAGTGCGAATGCATCGCTTATTGAGAACGGTGACTTTGAAAATGGACTTAGCCACTGGAACACGACCAACCTGATCGGTGGTGGTGTTTCCGTGATTACCGACCCCGCCGATAGCAGTAATCATATTGCTCGCTTGGATGACCCCAGTTCTGTCGGAATTGAGTCACTATGGCAGGATTTTTACGTACCAGCAGGTGTCGACAGCATTACGGTTTCATTTGATTACAAGTTTGAAGAGGTTGATAACTCTCTTCTGCTAACAGATTCTGCATGGGCTAAAATCCTTAAGTCTGATTCTGGTACATGGATTGACTTTGATGTTCTAGGCTATACACATAAAGACTCTGGTGGTTGGGTTTCTTTCGAAGGACGTGTTGATACCACCTCGTTGATGGATATTTCTCCTAATGCATCAATTATTTTCAATATCTTTGAGGTTTGGGGAGGGGTGTTTTTTGATAAAACTGACTCAGCGCTGTTTATTGATAATGTCTCTATTGCAGACTCCAATGCCAGCGCCACTGTCCCAGAGCCATCTTCGTTGATGTTACTGGGGTTGGGTTTGCTTGGTTTTGGCCTAAGCCGCAAGCGCGCGGCGTAA